One Bradysia coprophila strain Holo2 chromosome X unlocalized genomic scaffold, BU_Bcop_v1 contig_39, whole genome shotgun sequence genomic window carries:
- the LOC119069765 gene encoding inactive dipeptidyl peptidase 10-like isoform X4, with the protein MQTNVQIDSKDLSSSDHLKRGGKYNTEELVASSPSERNWRGIFIALLVIAAVLGLIVFSIFLLSPEDEGARVKGRRLTLSDINGNGLRWKPFNGSWINDGELVYRDPYGGLSILVIDTSTVKVLMTNTTFRQLNAEKFIVSPDVKYVLLLADCTLSSSRYYVYEVQSQNIFPLSPKDSSREAPLLQHVVWAPVPTTKSNLPGAYVSNAKSGSQAIAFVFENDLYYKPKVQNDLVCRITTTGNEGVIYNGIPDWLYSNVPELKTDTVAFSTDATYLSYLSFNDSLVSKYEYSWLDNSKYPKIKSIRYPKEGTNNPNVTVFVVDLSVLKFINKIAILPPANLNGNNSYVGNMIWLSPIDLSITFTNREQTSALTVVCRAPTFNCTEIHIENIVDGGWIFPAEKPIFSKTETTYRNSGMTTSSSSNATTTPDPNALNNPNNRTDFQIGGFMLKRLPVRDGEHGYYRHVVLISMSDMKSVPLTMGQWEVTEIVGWDEINENVYFMATPKLKPGQRHLYRISLTLNVTKKPNRIFVSSTLPMCMTCENGPHTFKLLSNSSGGNASENFDSTIGHIPNNCLFNRCYFSKDYSYYVQECLGPETPSIYLVETSTMTKIVVLHSGDALRNRLSQLAIPQIRTVSVEIRYGFHAKVRLFLPPGMKEEEEVAFPLIVHMDTSPGSQLVSEKYEIDWNWYLCSQKSMIIAQIDARGSGFQGELLRSQVKSKLGTVEIEDQLGVLTYLRDNLKFVDPTRICAYGWGYGGYAAAMTLAEDSQRVLQCALAINPIVSFAHHNSFFTERYMPRNDDYLRAIQESDLTMKAGNIDSRNFFIVHGTADPIVHQQHSLLLARALIEQGVGFRHQIYSDEGHNLSGVLYHLFKTIEWFFDESFGPVENGEWDPTGFFAFKQ; encoded by the exons gAACTAGTTGCCTCCTCACCAAGTGAACGAAATTGGAGAGGAATTTTCATTGCTTTACTTGTTATAGCTGCTGTTTTAGGACTAATtgtattttcgatatttttactcTCGCCAG AAGATGAAGGTGCGCGAGTTAAAGGAAGACGACTTACTCTATCCGATATCAATGGAAATGGATTACGTTGGAAACCGTTCAATGGATCGTGGATAAATG ATGGTGAACTTGTATACAGGGATCCATACGGTGGATTATCCATATTGGTAATAGATACATCAACGGTGAAAGTTCTTATGACAAATACAACATTT AGACAATTGAATGCAGAAAAGTTCATAGTGTCGCCAGACGTGAAATATGTACTATTGCTAGCTGATTGTACTCTCTCCTCTTCTAG GTACTACGTTTATGAGGTTCAgagtcaaaatattttcccattgTCGCCAAAAGATAGTAGTCGCGAAGCCCCATTACTTCAGCATGTAGTGTGGGCGCCAGTTCCTACCACAAAATCAAACCTTCCTGGAGCCTATGTATCTAATGCCAAGTCTGGATCACAAGCCATTGcttttgtatttgaaaatgatCTGTACTACAAGCCTAAGGTGCAGAACGATTTAGTCTGTCGGATAACCACAACAG GAAACGAAGGAGTCATATACAATGGAATACCGGATTGGCTGTATTCGAATGTTCCAGAGTTAAAAACCGACACCGTAGCATTCTCCACCGATGCAACTTACTTATCCTATCTATCATTCAACGATAGCCTCGTCAGCAAATACGA ATATTCATGGCTGGACAATTCAAAATATCCGAAAATCAAGTCAATTCGTTATCCGAAAGAGGGGACCAACAATCCGAATGTAACGGTTTTCGTCGTCGATTTGTCCGTGCTGAAGTTCATCAACAAAATAGCGATATTGCCGCCGGCCAATTTGAACGGTAATAACAGCTACGTGGGAAATATGATTTGGTTGTCGCCGATAGATTTGTCAATAACATTTACTAACAGAGAACAGACCAGTGCCTTGACTGTTGTATGTCGAGCACCAACATTTAACTGTACTGAG ATTCACATCGAAAATATCGTTGATGGCGGATGGATTTTTCCGGCAGAGAAACCAATTTTCTCCAAAACTGAAACAACTTATCGAAATAGTGGCATGAccacatcatcatcatcgaaCGCAACAACAACTCCAGATCCGAACGCTTTGAACAACCCGAACAACCGCACTGACTTCCAAATCGGTGGATTTATGTTAAAGCGATTGCCCGTTCGAGATGGTGAGCACGGCTATTATCGGCACGTAGTGCTTATTTCGATGTCCGACATGAAAAGCGTACCGCTAACGATGGGCCAGTGGGAAGTAACCGAAATCGTCGGTTGGGACGAGATCAACGAGAATGTCTATTTTATGGCCACACCGAAACTGAAACCGGGACAACGTCATTTGTACAGAATCAGCCTAACATTGAACGTGACAAAGAAACCGAATCGCATTTTCGTTTCATCCACTCTGCCGATGTGCATGACCTGTGAAAATGGCCCGCATACGTTCAAACTGTTGTCCAATTCGTCCGGTGGAAATGCATCCGAGAATTTCGATTCAACTATCGGCCACATACCGAACAATTGTTTGTTCAATCGATGCTATTTTAGCAAAGATTATTCGTACTACGTACAGGAGTGTCTGGGACCGGAAACACCGTCCATTTATTTGGTGGAAACGAGTACGATGACCAAAATCGTTGTGCTACACAGTGGCGATGCGTTGCGCAATCGTTTATCGCAATTGGCTATACCGCAGATACGAACTGTGTCTGTGGAAATTCGCTATGGTTTTCATGCAAAAGTTCGCCTATTTCTTCCGCCCGGTATGAAAGAGGAGGAGGAAGTAGCATTTCCGCTCATCGTTCACAT GGACACATCACCCGGGTCTCAGCTTGTTTCCGAAAAATACGAAATCGATTGGAACTGGTACCTGTGCAGCCAAAAATCAATGATTATCGCTCAGATCGATGCGCGTGGCAGTGGATTCCAAGGCGAACTGTTGCGTTCGCAGGTGAAAAGCAAATTGGGAACGGTCGAAATCGAAGATCAATTGGGTGTGTTAACGTACCTGCGTGACAATTTGAAATTCGTTGATCCGACGCGAATTTGTGCGTACGGTTGGGGTTATGGAGGCTATGCAGCTGCGATGACTTTGG CTGAAGACTCACAACGAGTGCTGCAATGTGCCCTAGCTATCAATCCTATTGTCTCTTTTGCGCATCACA ATTCTTTCTTCACCGAACGGTATATGCCACGGAACGATGACTACCTGCGAGCCATACAGGAGTCCGATCTGACGATGAAAGCGGGAAATATTGACTCCAGAAATTTCTTTATCGTCCATGGAACGGCCGATCCGATCGTGCATCAACAACATTCGCTCTTGCTCGCGAGAGCGTTGATCGAACAGGGCGTAGGATTTCGACATCAG ATCTACTCGGATGAGGGTCACAATTTGTCCGGCGTTCTATATCATTTGTTCAAAACCATCGAGTGGTTCTTTGACGAGTCTTTCGGTCCAGTAGAAAACGGTGAATGGGATCCAACGGGATTCTTTGCTTTTAAacagtaa
- the LOC119069765 gene encoding inactive dipeptidyl peptidase 10-like isoform X3: MADGVVDGPTQAAPISVISAPPNANPEGEMDALLLGRTRELVASSPSERNWRGIFIALLVIAAVLGLIVFSIFLLSPEDEGARVKGRRLTLSDINGNGLRWKPFNGSWINDGELVYRDPYGGLSILVIDTSTVKVLMTNTTFRQLNAEKFIVSPDVKYVLLLADCTLSSSRYYVYEVQSQNIFPLSPKDSSREAPLLQHVVWAPVPTTKSNLPGAYVSNAKSGSQAIAFVFENDLYYKPKVQNDLVCRITTTGNEGVIYNGIPDWLYSNVPELKTDTVAFSTDATYLSYLSFNDSLVSKYEYSWLDNSKYPKIKSIRYPKEGTNNPNVTVFVVDLSVLKFINKIAILPPANLNGNNSYVGNMIWLSPIDLSITFTNREQTSALTVVCRAPTFNCTEIHIENIVDGGWIFPAEKPIFSKTETTYRNSGMTTSSSSNATTTPDPNALNNPNNRTDFQIGGFMLKRLPVRDGEHGYYRHVVLISMSDMKSVPLTMGQWEVTEIVGWDEINENVYFMATPKLKPGQRHLYRISLTLNVTKKPNRIFVSSTLPMCMTCENGPHTFKLLSNSTIGHIPNNCLFNRCYFSKDYSYYVQECLGPETPSIYLVETSTMTKIVVLHSGDALRNRLSQLAIPQIRTVSVEIRYGFHAKVRLFLPPGMKEEEEVAFPLIVHMDTSPGSQLVSEKYEIDWNWYLCSQKSMIIAQIDARGSGFQGELLRSQVKSKLGTVEIEDQLGVLTYLRDNLKFVDPTRICAYGWGYGGYAAAMTLAEDSQRVLQCALAINPIVSFAHHNSFFTERYMPRNDDYLRAIQESDLTMKAGNIDSRNFFIVHGTADPIVHQQHSLLLARALIEQGVGFRHQIYSDEGHNLSGVLYHLFKTIEWFFDESFGPVENGEWDPTGFFAFKQ, from the exons gAACTAGTTGCCTCCTCACCAAGTGAACGAAATTGGAGAGGAATTTTCATTGCTTTACTTGTTATAGCTGCTGTTTTAGGACTAATtgtattttcgatatttttactcTCGCCAG AAGATGAAGGTGCGCGAGTTAAAGGAAGACGACTTACTCTATCCGATATCAATGGAAATGGATTACGTTGGAAACCGTTCAATGGATCGTGGATAAATG ATGGTGAACTTGTATACAGGGATCCATACGGTGGATTATCCATATTGGTAATAGATACATCAACGGTGAAAGTTCTTATGACAAATACAACATTT AGACAATTGAATGCAGAAAAGTTCATAGTGTCGCCAGACGTGAAATATGTACTATTGCTAGCTGATTGTACTCTCTCCTCTTCTAG GTACTACGTTTATGAGGTTCAgagtcaaaatattttcccattgTCGCCAAAAGATAGTAGTCGCGAAGCCCCATTACTTCAGCATGTAGTGTGGGCGCCAGTTCCTACCACAAAATCAAACCTTCCTGGAGCCTATGTATCTAATGCCAAGTCTGGATCACAAGCCATTGcttttgtatttgaaaatgatCTGTACTACAAGCCTAAGGTGCAGAACGATTTAGTCTGTCGGATAACCACAACAG GAAACGAAGGAGTCATATACAATGGAATACCGGATTGGCTGTATTCGAATGTTCCAGAGTTAAAAACCGACACCGTAGCATTCTCCACCGATGCAACTTACTTATCCTATCTATCATTCAACGATAGCCTCGTCAGCAAATACGA ATATTCATGGCTGGACAATTCAAAATATCCGAAAATCAAGTCAATTCGTTATCCGAAAGAGGGGACCAACAATCCGAATGTAACGGTTTTCGTCGTCGATTTGTCCGTGCTGAAGTTCATCAACAAAATAGCGATATTGCCGCCGGCCAATTTGAACGGTAATAACAGCTACGTGGGAAATATGATTTGGTTGTCGCCGATAGATTTGTCAATAACATTTACTAACAGAGAACAGACCAGTGCCTTGACTGTTGTATGTCGAGCACCAACATTTAACTGTACTGAG ATTCACATCGAAAATATCGTTGATGGCGGATGGATTTTTCCGGCAGAGAAACCAATTTTCTCCAAAACTGAAACAACTTATCGAAATAGTGGCATGAccacatcatcatcatcgaaCGCAACAACAACTCCAGATCCGAACGCTTTGAACAACCCGAACAACCGCACTGACTTCCAAATCGGTGGATTTATGTTAAAGCGATTGCCCGTTCGAGATGGTGAGCACGGCTATTATCGGCACGTAGTGCTTATTTCGATGTCCGACATGAAAAGCGTACCGCTAACGATGGGCCAGTGGGAAGTAACCGAAATCGTCGGTTGGGACGAGATCAACGAGAATGTCTATTTTATGGCCACACCGAAACTGAAACCGGGACAACGTCATTTGTACAGAATCAGCCTAACATTGAACGTGACAAAGAAACCGAATCGCATTTTCGTTTCATCCACTCTGCCGATGTGCATGACCTGTGAAAATGGCCCGCATACGTTCAAACTGTTGTCCAATTCG ACTATCGGCCACATACCGAACAATTGTTTGTTCAATCGATGCTATTTTAGCAAAGATTATTCGTACTACGTACAGGAGTGTCTGGGACCGGAAACACCGTCCATTTATTTGGTGGAAACGAGTACGATGACCAAAATCGTTGTGCTACACAGTGGCGATGCGTTGCGCAATCGTTTATCGCAATTGGCTATACCGCAGATACGAACTGTGTCTGTGGAAATTCGCTATGGTTTTCATGCAAAAGTTCGCCTATTTCTTCCGCCCGGTATGAAAGAGGAGGAGGAAGTAGCATTTCCGCTCATCGTTCACAT GGACACATCACCCGGGTCTCAGCTTGTTTCCGAAAAATACGAAATCGATTGGAACTGGTACCTGTGCAGCCAAAAATCAATGATTATCGCTCAGATCGATGCGCGTGGCAGTGGATTCCAAGGCGAACTGTTGCGTTCGCAGGTGAAAAGCAAATTGGGAACGGTCGAAATCGAAGATCAATTGGGTGTGTTAACGTACCTGCGTGACAATTTGAAATTCGTTGATCCGACGCGAATTTGTGCGTACGGTTGGGGTTATGGAGGCTATGCAGCTGCGATGACTTTGG CTGAAGACTCACAACGAGTGCTGCAATGTGCCCTAGCTATCAATCCTATTGTCTCTTTTGCGCATCACA ATTCTTTCTTCACCGAACGGTATATGCCACGGAACGATGACTACCTGCGAGCCATACAGGAGTCCGATCTGACGATGAAAGCGGGAAATATTGACTCCAGAAATTTCTTTATCGTCCATGGAACGGCCGATCCGATCGTGCATCAACAACATTCGCTCTTGCTCGCGAGAGCGTTGATCGAACAGGGCGTAGGATTTCGACATCAG ATCTACTCGGATGAGGGTCACAATTTGTCCGGCGTTCTATATCATTTGTTCAAAACCATCGAGTGGTTCTTTGACGAGTCTTTCGGTCCAGTAGAAAACGGTGAATGGGATCCAACGGGATTCTTTGCTTTTAAacagtaa
- the LOC119069765 gene encoding inactive dipeptidyl peptidase 10-like isoform X5: protein MNTVQSTGHAGGGGMGKKDSQIEELVASSPSERNWRGIFIALLVIAAVLGLIVFSIFLLSPEDEGARVKGRRLTLSDINGNGLRWKPFNGSWINDGELVYRDPYGGLSILVIDTSTVKVLMTNTTFRQLNAEKFIVSPDVKYVLLLADCTLSSSRYYVYEVQSQNIFPLSPKDSSREAPLLQHVVWAPVPTTKSNLPGAYVSNAKSGSQAIAFVFENDLYYKPKVQNDLVCRITTTGNEGVIYNGIPDWLYSNVPELKTDTVAFSTDATYLSYLSFNDSLVSKYEYSWLDNSKYPKIKSIRYPKEGTNNPNVTVFVVDLSVLKFINKIAILPPANLNGNNSYVGNMIWLSPIDLSITFTNREQTSALTVVCRAPTFNCTEIHIENIVDGGWIFPAEKPIFSKTETTYRNSGMTTSSSSNATTTPDPNALNNPNNRTDFQIGGFMLKRLPVRDGEHGYYRHVVLISMSDMKSVPLTMGQWEVTEIVGWDEINENVYFMATPKLKPGQRHLYRISLTLNVTKKPNRIFVSSTLPMCMTCENGPHTFKLLSNSSGGNASENFDSTIGHIPNNCLFNRCYFSKDYSYYVQECLGPETPSIYLVETSTMTKIVVLHSGDALRNRLSQLAIPQIRTVSVEIRYGFHAKVRLFLPPGMKEEEEVAFPLIVHMDTSPGSQLVSEKYEIDWNWYLCSQKSMIIAQIDARGSGFQGELLRSQVKSKLGTVEIEDQLGVLTYLRDNLKFVDPTRICAYGWGYGGYAAAMTLAEDSQRVLQCALAINPIVSFAHHNSFFTERYMPRNDDYLRAIQESDLTMKAGNIDSRNFFIVHGTADPIVHQQHSLLLARALIEQGVGFRHQIYSDEGHNLSGVLYHLFKTIEWFFDESFGPVENGEWDPTGFFAFKQ from the exons gAACTAGTTGCCTCCTCACCAAGTGAACGAAATTGGAGAGGAATTTTCATTGCTTTACTTGTTATAGCTGCTGTTTTAGGACTAATtgtattttcgatatttttactcTCGCCAG AAGATGAAGGTGCGCGAGTTAAAGGAAGACGACTTACTCTATCCGATATCAATGGAAATGGATTACGTTGGAAACCGTTCAATGGATCGTGGATAAATG ATGGTGAACTTGTATACAGGGATCCATACGGTGGATTATCCATATTGGTAATAGATACATCAACGGTGAAAGTTCTTATGACAAATACAACATTT AGACAATTGAATGCAGAAAAGTTCATAGTGTCGCCAGACGTGAAATATGTACTATTGCTAGCTGATTGTACTCTCTCCTCTTCTAG GTACTACGTTTATGAGGTTCAgagtcaaaatattttcccattgTCGCCAAAAGATAGTAGTCGCGAAGCCCCATTACTTCAGCATGTAGTGTGGGCGCCAGTTCCTACCACAAAATCAAACCTTCCTGGAGCCTATGTATCTAATGCCAAGTCTGGATCACAAGCCATTGcttttgtatttgaaaatgatCTGTACTACAAGCCTAAGGTGCAGAACGATTTAGTCTGTCGGATAACCACAACAG GAAACGAAGGAGTCATATACAATGGAATACCGGATTGGCTGTATTCGAATGTTCCAGAGTTAAAAACCGACACCGTAGCATTCTCCACCGATGCAACTTACTTATCCTATCTATCATTCAACGATAGCCTCGTCAGCAAATACGA ATATTCATGGCTGGACAATTCAAAATATCCGAAAATCAAGTCAATTCGTTATCCGAAAGAGGGGACCAACAATCCGAATGTAACGGTTTTCGTCGTCGATTTGTCCGTGCTGAAGTTCATCAACAAAATAGCGATATTGCCGCCGGCCAATTTGAACGGTAATAACAGCTACGTGGGAAATATGATTTGGTTGTCGCCGATAGATTTGTCAATAACATTTACTAACAGAGAACAGACCAGTGCCTTGACTGTTGTATGTCGAGCACCAACATTTAACTGTACTGAG ATTCACATCGAAAATATCGTTGATGGCGGATGGATTTTTCCGGCAGAGAAACCAATTTTCTCCAAAACTGAAACAACTTATCGAAATAGTGGCATGAccacatcatcatcatcgaaCGCAACAACAACTCCAGATCCGAACGCTTTGAACAACCCGAACAACCGCACTGACTTCCAAATCGGTGGATTTATGTTAAAGCGATTGCCCGTTCGAGATGGTGAGCACGGCTATTATCGGCACGTAGTGCTTATTTCGATGTCCGACATGAAAAGCGTACCGCTAACGATGGGCCAGTGGGAAGTAACCGAAATCGTCGGTTGGGACGAGATCAACGAGAATGTCTATTTTATGGCCACACCGAAACTGAAACCGGGACAACGTCATTTGTACAGAATCAGCCTAACATTGAACGTGACAAAGAAACCGAATCGCATTTTCGTTTCATCCACTCTGCCGATGTGCATGACCTGTGAAAATGGCCCGCATACGTTCAAACTGTTGTCCAATTCGTCCGGTGGAAATGCATCCGAGAATTTCGATTCAACTATCGGCCACATACCGAACAATTGTTTGTTCAATCGATGCTATTTTAGCAAAGATTATTCGTACTACGTACAGGAGTGTCTGGGACCGGAAACACCGTCCATTTATTTGGTGGAAACGAGTACGATGACCAAAATCGTTGTGCTACACAGTGGCGATGCGTTGCGCAATCGTTTATCGCAATTGGCTATACCGCAGATACGAACTGTGTCTGTGGAAATTCGCTATGGTTTTCATGCAAAAGTTCGCCTATTTCTTCCGCCCGGTATGAAAGAGGAGGAGGAAGTAGCATTTCCGCTCATCGTTCACAT GGACACATCACCCGGGTCTCAGCTTGTTTCCGAAAAATACGAAATCGATTGGAACTGGTACCTGTGCAGCCAAAAATCAATGATTATCGCTCAGATCGATGCGCGTGGCAGTGGATTCCAAGGCGAACTGTTGCGTTCGCAGGTGAAAAGCAAATTGGGAACGGTCGAAATCGAAGATCAATTGGGTGTGTTAACGTACCTGCGTGACAATTTGAAATTCGTTGATCCGACGCGAATTTGTGCGTACGGTTGGGGTTATGGAGGCTATGCAGCTGCGATGACTTTGG CTGAAGACTCACAACGAGTGCTGCAATGTGCCCTAGCTATCAATCCTATTGTCTCTTTTGCGCATCACA ATTCTTTCTTCACCGAACGGTATATGCCACGGAACGATGACTACCTGCGAGCCATACAGGAGTCCGATCTGACGATGAAAGCGGGAAATATTGACTCCAGAAATTTCTTTATCGTCCATGGAACGGCCGATCCGATCGTGCATCAACAACATTCGCTCTTGCTCGCGAGAGCGTTGATCGAACAGGGCGTAGGATTTCGACATCAG ATCTACTCGGATGAGGGTCACAATTTGTCCGGCGTTCTATATCATTTGTTCAAAACCATCGAGTGGTTCTTTGACGAGTCTTTCGGTCCAGTAGAAAACGGTGAATGGGATCCAACGGGATTCTTTGCTTTTAAacagtaa
- the LOC119069765 gene encoding inactive dipeptidyl peptidase 10-like isoform X2, with translation MAQIRRLTDTMKIVKKEVAAVETSPLKKVMLADKKEELVASSPSERNWRGIFIALLVIAAVLGLIVFSIFLLSPEDEGARVKGRRLTLSDINGNGLRWKPFNGSWINDGELVYRDPYGGLSILVIDTSTVKVLMTNTTFRQLNAEKFIVSPDVKYVLLLADCTLSSSRYYVYEVQSQNIFPLSPKDSSREAPLLQHVVWAPVPTTKSNLPGAYVSNAKSGSQAIAFVFENDLYYKPKVQNDLVCRITTTGNEGVIYNGIPDWLYSNVPELKTDTVAFSTDATYLSYLSFNDSLVSKYEYSWLDNSKYPKIKSIRYPKEGTNNPNVTVFVVDLSVLKFINKIAILPPANLNGNNSYVGNMIWLSPIDLSITFTNREQTSALTVVCRAPTFNCTEIHIENIVDGGWIFPAEKPIFSKTETTYRNSGMTTSSSSNATTTPDPNALNNPNNRTDFQIGGFMLKRLPVRDGEHGYYRHVVLISMSDMKSVPLTMGQWEVTEIVGWDEINENVYFMATPKLKPGQRHLYRISLTLNVTKKPNRIFVSSTLPMCMTCENGPHTFKLLSNSSGGNASENFDSTIGHIPNNCLFNRCYFSKDYSYYVQECLGPETPSIYLVETSTMTKIVVLHSGDALRNRLSQLAIPQIRTVSVEIRYGFHAKVRLFLPPGMKEEEEVAFPLIVHMDTSPGSQLVSEKYEIDWNWYLCSQKSMIIAQIDARGSGFQGELLRSQVKSKLGTVEIEDQLGVLTYLRDNLKFVDPTRICAYGWGYGGYAAAMTLAEDSQRVLQCALAINPIVSFAHHNSFFTERYMPRNDDYLRAIQESDLTMKAGNIDSRNFFIVHGTADPIVHQQHSLLLARALIEQGVGFRHQIYSDEGHNLSGVLYHLFKTIEWFFDESFGPVENGEWDPTGFFAFKQ, from the exons ATGGCTCAAATCCGACGTTTAACAGATACcatgaaaattgtcaaaaaagaAGTAGCTGCTGTGGAAACGTCCCCACTGAAGAAGGTTATGTTGGCAGACAAGAAAGAG gAACTAGTTGCCTCCTCACCAAGTGAACGAAATTGGAGAGGAATTTTCATTGCTTTACTTGTTATAGCTGCTGTTTTAGGACTAATtgtattttcgatatttttactcTCGCCAG AAGATGAAGGTGCGCGAGTTAAAGGAAGACGACTTACTCTATCCGATATCAATGGAAATGGATTACGTTGGAAACCGTTCAATGGATCGTGGATAAATG ATGGTGAACTTGTATACAGGGATCCATACGGTGGATTATCCATATTGGTAATAGATACATCAACGGTGAAAGTTCTTATGACAAATACAACATTT AGACAATTGAATGCAGAAAAGTTCATAGTGTCGCCAGACGTGAAATATGTACTATTGCTAGCTGATTGTACTCTCTCCTCTTCTAG GTACTACGTTTATGAGGTTCAgagtcaaaatattttcccattgTCGCCAAAAGATAGTAGTCGCGAAGCCCCATTACTTCAGCATGTAGTGTGGGCGCCAGTTCCTACCACAAAATCAAACCTTCCTGGAGCCTATGTATCTAATGCCAAGTCTGGATCACAAGCCATTGcttttgtatttgaaaatgatCTGTACTACAAGCCTAAGGTGCAGAACGATTTAGTCTGTCGGATAACCACAACAG GAAACGAAGGAGTCATATACAATGGAATACCGGATTGGCTGTATTCGAATGTTCCAGAGTTAAAAACCGACACCGTAGCATTCTCCACCGATGCAACTTACTTATCCTATCTATCATTCAACGATAGCCTCGTCAGCAAATACGA ATATTCATGGCTGGACAATTCAAAATATCCGAAAATCAAGTCAATTCGTTATCCGAAAGAGGGGACCAACAATCCGAATGTAACGGTTTTCGTCGTCGATTTGTCCGTGCTGAAGTTCATCAACAAAATAGCGATATTGCCGCCGGCCAATTTGAACGGTAATAACAGCTACGTGGGAAATATGATTTGGTTGTCGCCGATAGATTTGTCAATAACATTTACTAACAGAGAACAGACCAGTGCCTTGACTGTTGTATGTCGAGCACCAACATTTAACTGTACTGAG ATTCACATCGAAAATATCGTTGATGGCGGATGGATTTTTCCGGCAGAGAAACCAATTTTCTCCAAAACTGAAACAACTTATCGAAATAGTGGCATGAccacatcatcatcatcgaaCGCAACAACAACTCCAGATCCGAACGCTTTGAACAACCCGAACAACCGCACTGACTTCCAAATCGGTGGATTTATGTTAAAGCGATTGCCCGTTCGAGATGGTGAGCACGGCTATTATCGGCACGTAGTGCTTATTTCGATGTCCGACATGAAAAGCGTACCGCTAACGATGGGCCAGTGGGAAGTAACCGAAATCGTCGGTTGGGACGAGATCAACGAGAATGTCTATTTTATGGCCACACCGAAACTGAAACCGGGACAACGTCATTTGTACAGAATCAGCCTAACATTGAACGTGACAAAGAAACCGAATCGCATTTTCGTTTCATCCACTCTGCCGATGTGCATGACCTGTGAAAATGGCCCGCATACGTTCAAACTGTTGTCCAATTCGTCCGGTGGAAATGCATCCGAGAATTTCGATTCAACTATCGGCCACATACCGAACAATTGTTTGTTCAATCGATGCTATTTTAGCAAAGATTATTCGTACTACGTACAGGAGTGTCTGGGACCGGAAACACCGTCCATTTATTTGGTGGAAACGAGTACGATGACCAAAATCGTTGTGCTACACAGTGGCGATGCGTTGCGCAATCGTTTATCGCAATTGGCTATACCGCAGATACGAACTGTGTCTGTGGAAATTCGCTATGGTTTTCATGCAAAAGTTCGCCTATTTCTTCCGCCCGGTATGAAAGAGGAGGAGGAAGTAGCATTTCCGCTCATCGTTCACAT GGACACATCACCCGGGTCTCAGCTTGTTTCCGAAAAATACGAAATCGATTGGAACTGGTACCTGTGCAGCCAAAAATCAATGATTATCGCTCAGATCGATGCGCGTGGCAGTGGATTCCAAGGCGAACTGTTGCGTTCGCAGGTGAAAAGCAAATTGGGAACGGTCGAAATCGAAGATCAATTGGGTGTGTTAACGTACCTGCGTGACAATTTGAAATTCGTTGATCCGACGCGAATTTGTGCGTACGGTTGGGGTTATGGAGGCTATGCAGCTGCGATGACTTTGG CTGAAGACTCACAACGAGTGCTGCAATGTGCCCTAGCTATCAATCCTATTGTCTCTTTTGCGCATCACA ATTCTTTCTTCACCGAACGGTATATGCCACGGAACGATGACTACCTGCGAGCCATACAGGAGTCCGATCTGACGATGAAAGCGGGAAATATTGACTCCAGAAATTTCTTTATCGTCCATGGAACGGCCGATCCGATCGTGCATCAACAACATTCGCTCTTGCTCGCGAGAGCGTTGATCGAACAGGGCGTAGGATTTCGACATCAG ATCTACTCGGATGAGGGTCACAATTTGTCCGGCGTTCTATATCATTTGTTCAAAACCATCGAGTGGTTCTTTGACGAGTCTTTCGGTCCAGTAGAAAACGGTGAATGGGATCCAACGGGATTCTTTGCTTTTAAacagtaa